One part of the Bdellovibrio sp. KM01 genome encodes these proteins:
- a CDS encoding LamG domain-containing protein codes for MNKTIGSIMMILLSVSVSRAQIPGTQTGLPSAHNSQECKSPDRAAFMPKANNIKALWHFDGTVGAISNGATIAKGFSTGANATASMTAATLSYANSSIANFRQAITATGATSTDIISLTDSSTDLTAGTWSFWVKMALPASGQQRLFYKSNNNSDSGYLAAIYSDGTLEFVKVKSSNNLKLQTCRLNSTYFANTWHHIVITWDGTTTYTADNVNNLTGVKMYIDGAELTNPGAADTTRFTGTCSNTGNHGGYAYSQPGSGTAGADTGLPLFLMGIHASYTSPAANAFTGSMDEFMIWNTALSAAEVATVYKHQKCN; via the coding sequence ATGAATAAAACTATCGGCTCAATCATGATGATTTTGCTTTCTGTGTCAGTCTCCCGGGCACAGATTCCCGGCACGCAAACAGGCTTGCCGTCGGCGCATAATTCCCAAGAATGCAAAAGCCCCGATCGTGCGGCCTTTATGCCGAAAGCAAATAATATCAAAGCACTTTGGCACTTTGATGGGACCGTAGGCGCTATCTCAAATGGTGCTACGATCGCAAAAGGCTTCTCAACTGGAGCCAATGCGACGGCATCAATGACGGCGGCGACTCTTTCATACGCCAACTCGTCGATTGCAAATTTTCGACAAGCCATCACCGCAACCGGTGCAACTTCAACAGACATTATTTCTCTTACAGACTCTTCCACAGACTTGACTGCTGGCACCTGGAGCTTCTGGGTGAAAATGGCTTTACCCGCTTCCGGCCAGCAGCGCCTTTTTTATAAAAGTAATAACAACAGCGACTCGGGTTATTTAGCCGCTATCTATTCCGACGGCACGCTGGAATTCGTAAAAGTCAAATCCAGCAATAACTTGAAACTGCAAACTTGTAGATTGAATTCAACGTACTTCGCAAATACCTGGCATCACATCGTCATCACTTGGGATGGAACGACTACGTATACGGCGGACAACGTGAACAATCTTACCGGTGTTAAAATGTATATTGATGGGGCCGAGCTTACGAACCCAGGTGCCGCAGATACCACCCGTTTCACAGGTACTTGTTCTAACACGGGTAACCACGGTGGCTATGCCTACTCCCAACCAGGTTCTGGTACTGCTGGAGCCGATACTGGACTTCCGTTGTTCCTGATGGGAATTCATGCGTCCTATACCTCCCCCGCCGCCAACGCTTTCACGGGCAGTATGGATGAGTTCATGATTTGGAATACAGCTTTATCCGCTGCAGAAGTAGCCACCGTTTACAAACATCAAAAGTGCAATTAG
- the gcvP gene encoding aminomethyl-transferring glycine dehydrogenase → MKIENLSARNEFIPRHIGPSDSDIQAMLKELGFANLDELANKIIPSQIRTDHKFDGVGPGISEFGLLNHLKSMVSKNKVMKSYIGLGFHDSITPTIIQRNIFENPVWYTAYTPYQAEIAQGRLEALLNFQTMVADLTGMEISNSSLLDEGTAAAEAMFMAHALCKTKANAFVVSDKMHPHVIEVLGTRAEPLGLEMIVTNPATYDFAKPAFGVFFQYPDTEGAVENYSDLAKKYKDQGAHVVASVDLLAMTLLTPPGEWGADIVVGNSQRFGVPLGYGGPHAAFLATKDAYKRMMPGRLVGVSVDSQGKQALRLALQTREQHIRREKATSNICTAQVLLANMASMYAVYHGPQGLKKIAQRVNRLTAIMADGLSKLGYNVSKGAFFDTITVISDNAAGILAEAEKLGMNFRKINDKTLGISLDETVTLTDVETVWMAFNGGNKAAFDCHSIDDTLKLEIPAALARKSAFMTNPVFNSHHSETELLRYIHHLQNKDITLTHSMIPLGSCTMKLNATTELVPVSWPEISKLHPFAPVSQTSGLIEMIKDLEAKLCDITGFAAVSLQPNAGSQGEYAGLLVIRKYHQSRGQGHRNICLIPSSAHGTNPASAALAGMQVVVVNCDDLGNVEISDLKAKAEQHKDNLSALMITYPSTHGVYEEGIKEICDIVHANGGQVYMDGANMNALVGMCRPGTFGADVSHMNLHKTFAIPHGGGGPGVGPIGVGAHLKEFLPKHSLVPEAGPANGITSTTSAPWGSASILPISWAYITMMGAEGLRKATLVSILSANYIAKKLEKAYPVLYKGKSGYVAHECIIDVRDIKKTSGIDVTDVAKRLIDYGFHAPTMSFPVAGTLMIEPTESEPKQEVDRFIDAMLAIRGEIAAVESGKMDKENNALKNSPHTAQMMMKPEWNHPYSREEAVYPVEWLRTNKFWPVVGRVDNAYGDRNLICSCPSIEEYR, encoded by the coding sequence ATGAAAATCGAAAATTTATCTGCTAGAAATGAATTTATTCCCCGCCACATTGGTCCAAGCGACTCTGACATCCAAGCGATGTTGAAAGAGTTGGGTTTCGCCAATTTGGACGAGCTGGCCAACAAAATTATTCCTTCTCAGATCCGCACGGATCATAAATTCGACGGCGTAGGCCCCGGTATTTCCGAATTCGGTTTGTTGAATCATTTGAAATCAATGGTTTCCAAAAACAAAGTGATGAAATCCTATATCGGTTTGGGTTTCCACGATTCCATCACTCCAACGATCATTCAAAGAAATATCTTTGAAAATCCAGTGTGGTACACAGCATACACTCCTTACCAAGCAGAGATCGCACAAGGTCGCTTGGAAGCACTTTTGAACTTCCAAACAATGGTTGCTGATTTAACGGGTATGGAAATTTCCAACTCCTCACTTCTTGATGAAGGAACAGCTGCTGCTGAAGCGATGTTCATGGCTCACGCACTTTGCAAAACTAAAGCAAATGCGTTTGTGGTTTCAGATAAAATGCATCCTCACGTAATCGAAGTCCTGGGTACTCGTGCAGAACCATTGGGCTTAGAGATGATTGTGACGAATCCAGCGACTTACGATTTCGCAAAACCAGCGTTCGGTGTGTTCTTCCAATACCCTGACACTGAAGGTGCTGTAGAAAACTATTCTGATCTTGCAAAAAAATATAAAGACCAAGGCGCACACGTTGTAGCTTCAGTTGATTTGTTGGCAATGACTCTTCTGACTCCTCCGGGAGAGTGGGGTGCTGATATCGTTGTGGGTAACTCTCAACGTTTCGGCGTGCCATTGGGTTACGGCGGTCCTCACGCTGCCTTCCTTGCAACGAAAGATGCTTACAAGCGCATGATGCCAGGTCGTTTGGTTGGCGTGTCTGTGGACTCTCAAGGCAAACAAGCATTACGTCTGGCTTTGCAAACTCGCGAGCAACATATCCGTCGTGAAAAAGCGACTTCGAATATCTGTACTGCTCAAGTGCTATTGGCAAACATGGCTTCGATGTACGCAGTTTACCACGGACCACAAGGTCTTAAGAAAATCGCTCAACGCGTGAATCGCCTGACAGCGATCATGGCTGATGGTCTTTCGAAACTTGGTTACAATGTTTCCAAAGGTGCGTTCTTTGATACGATTACTGTTATCTCTGACAACGCTGCAGGAATTTTGGCTGAGGCAGAAAAACTGGGCATGAACTTCCGCAAAATCAACGACAAGACTTTGGGCATCTCTTTGGATGAGACAGTGACTTTGACTGACGTTGAAACAGTTTGGATGGCCTTCAACGGTGGCAACAAAGCGGCCTTCGATTGTCACTCTATCGACGATACTTTGAAATTGGAAATCCCAGCGGCTTTGGCTCGTAAATCGGCATTCATGACAAACCCGGTGTTCAACTCGCATCACAGCGAGACAGAACTTCTTCGTTACATCCACCACTTGCAAAACAAAGACATCACTTTGACTCACTCGATGATTCCATTGGGTTCTTGCACAATGAAATTGAATGCGACGACTGAATTGGTTCCGGTTTCATGGCCAGAGATCAGCAAACTTCACCCGTTTGCTCCGGTTTCTCAAACTTCTGGTTTGATTGAAATGATCAAAGACCTTGAAGCGAAACTTTGCGACATCACGGGTTTTGCAGCTGTGAGCTTGCAACCCAATGCGGGTTCCCAAGGTGAATACGCGGGTCTTTTGGTGATTCGTAAGTACCACCAATCCCGTGGTCAAGGTCACAGAAACATCTGCTTGATCCCTTCTTCTGCGCACGGAACAAACCCTGCCTCTGCAGCTTTGGCTGGCATGCAAGTGGTTGTTGTGAACTGCGATGACTTGGGTAACGTTGAAATTTCTGATCTAAAAGCAAAAGCTGAACAACACAAAGACAATTTGTCTGCGTTGATGATCACTTATCCATCCACTCACGGTGTTTACGAAGAAGGTATCAAAGAAATCTGCGATATCGTTCACGCAAACGGCGGTCAAGTGTACATGGACGGAGCGAACATGAACGCCTTGGTCGGCATGTGCCGTCCAGGTACTTTTGGTGCTGACGTTTCTCACATGAACCTTCACAAAACATTCGCGATCCCTCACGGTGGTGGCGGTCCTGGTGTGGGTCCAATCGGTGTGGGCGCTCACTTGAAAGAATTCTTGCCTAAGCACTCTTTGGTTCCAGAAGCTGGTCCTGCAAACGGTATCACGTCAACGACATCGGCTCCATGGGGTTCGGCTTCGATCCTTCCGATCTCTTGGGCGTACATCACTATGATGGGTGCCGAGGGTCTTCGTAAGGCGACTTTGGTTTCGATTTTGTCAGCGAACTACATCGCTAAGAAATTAGAAAAAGCTTATCCAGTTCTTTACAAAGGTAAGTCTGGATATGTGGCGCATGAATGTATCATCGACGTTCGCGATATCAAGAAAACATCTGGTATCGACGTGACGGACGTTGCAAAACGTCTAATCGATTACGGCTTCCATGCCCCGACGATGTCATTCCCTGTTGCAGGAACATTGATGATCGAGCCAACTGAATCCGAGCCAAAACAAGAAGTGGATCGCTTCATCGATGCGATGCTTGCGATCCGTGGCGAAATCGCCGCGGTTGAGTCTGGCAAAATGGACAAAGAAAACAACGCACTTAAAAACTCTCCGCACACAGCGCAGATGATGATGAAACCTGAATGGAATCATCCTTACTCACGCGAAGAGGCGGTTTACCCGGTTGAGTGGTTGCGCACGAACAAGTTCTGGCCCGTAGTAGGACGCGTAGACAACGCCTACGGCGACCGCAACTTGATCTGCTCATGTCCATCCATCGAAGAATACCGCTAA
- a CDS encoding glycosyltransferase family 9 protein — MKRVLLIRLDKIGDLISTMCVDQASFLSSCEVKWVIAKGLGFVPDNAEPKRSYIELSKDDWKNSLKALRAFIREYKPDVAVSFQAPWWVAFALWAEGVKVRAGVQSQWHSFLFLNKGLRQRRSKAVQHEADYNMDLLRFALDEKSKAPTPVLKLLAAKNPELLDKHSLTEKNYVVVHPGMAGSALNWPTARYISLIEQITPFAKVALTGTPADEPFLTEIKARFKNDSQVINLQNQLKPAELFTILKNAMAVVVPSTGVAHMAASLGAPVLGLYSPIRVQHPRRWAARGENVKIFVSKNENPPYDHAMEEIQVEDLLKALNTL, encoded by the coding sequence ATGAAACGAGTTTTGCTTATACGACTGGATAAGATTGGAGATTTGATTTCCACGATGTGCGTGGATCAGGCTTCGTTTTTATCTAGTTGTGAAGTGAAATGGGTGATCGCTAAAGGGTTGGGTTTTGTTCCTGACAATGCAGAGCCTAAGCGTTCTTACATCGAACTTTCAAAGGACGACTGGAAAAATTCCCTTAAAGCTTTGCGCGCATTTATTCGCGAATACAAACCCGACGTAGCGGTTAGTTTTCAAGCGCCATGGTGGGTGGCATTCGCTTTGTGGGCAGAAGGCGTTAAAGTTCGCGCGGGAGTTCAATCCCAGTGGCACAGCTTTTTGTTTTTAAATAAAGGCCTTCGCCAGCGTCGCAGCAAAGCTGTTCAGCACGAAGCCGATTACAACATGGATCTGTTGCGCTTTGCTTTGGATGAAAAATCCAAAGCGCCCACTCCAGTTTTGAAATTGCTGGCGGCAAAAAATCCAGAGCTACTGGACAAGCATTCACTCACCGAGAAAAATTATGTTGTGGTTCACCCTGGAATGGCGGGATCCGCTCTGAACTGGCCCACAGCTCGCTATATTTCTTTAATTGAACAGATCACTCCGTTTGCGAAAGTGGCCCTGACAGGTACCCCCGCAGATGAGCCATTCTTAACTGAAATCAAAGCTCGTTTTAAAAACGACTCTCAAGTGATCAACCTGCAAAATCAGCTAAAGCCGGCTGAACTATTTACGATCCTTAAAAATGCAATGGCCGTCGTGGTTCCAAGCACCGGAGTTGCCCATATGGCAGCATCCCTGGGAGCACCTGTTTTAGGACTTTACTCCCCGATCCGCGTGCAACATCCCCGTCGCTGGGCTGCCCGTGGTGAAAATGTAAAAATTTTCGTGTCTAAGAACGAAAATCCCCCTTACGACCACGCTATGGAAGAAATCCAGGTCGAAGATTTGCTAAAAGCCCTGAATACTCTGTAG
- a CDS encoding small ribosomal subunit Rsm22 family protein, which yields MQRHFTVPANFEEAIAKALADYKLSLNDSKELAKCVLALSDFFITQPDGQTPWHETWAQVAYLCYYLPLNAARLRAVIGEGEKRGFFQGLEDVYDFGAGLATASLSLSESQNLKYTLIERATEPQRLIEKYFSFFKSQEWIRAIGSSQIKNPKKSLALFSYSLTELSDLPSWAYECEALMIAEPSTQQDGRKLMELRAKLLEKGFHVWAPCTHEGPCPLLTQSKTDWCHDRIHFDAPKWFLSMEEQLPMKNRTLTTSYLLMRKSKPEAIAAARVVGDTLKEKGKDRQMICRGSDREFLAWMHKFKIQQEIPRGTLIEIPEGLQKVSNELRVQQEINIL from the coding sequence ATGCAAAGACATTTCACTGTTCCCGCAAATTTTGAAGAGGCCATTGCGAAAGCATTGGCCGATTACAAGCTCTCCTTGAACGATTCCAAGGAACTGGCGAAATGCGTTTTAGCGTTGTCTGACTTCTTTATCACTCAACCCGATGGCCAAACTCCGTGGCATGAAACCTGGGCGCAGGTGGCGTATCTTTGCTATTACTTGCCTTTGAATGCCGCTCGCTTGCGTGCAGTGATTGGCGAGGGCGAAAAGCGTGGCTTCTTTCAAGGCTTGGAAGATGTTTATGACTTTGGAGCGGGACTTGCGACAGCTTCATTGAGTTTGTCTGAATCTCAGAATCTAAAATACACATTGATTGAGCGTGCGACAGAACCACAGCGTTTGATTGAAAAGTATTTTTCATTCTTTAAATCTCAAGAATGGATTCGTGCGATTGGCTCATCGCAAATTAAAAATCCAAAGAAATCTTTGGCGCTATTCTCATACTCTTTGACGGAGCTAAGCGATCTGCCATCTTGGGCCTATGAATGCGAAGCTTTGATGATAGCAGAGCCCTCTACTCAACAAGATGGCCGCAAATTGATGGAACTGCGTGCGAAGCTTTTAGAAAAGGGCTTTCACGTCTGGGCACCGTGCACGCACGAAGGACCTTGTCCTTTGCTGACTCAATCTAAAACTGATTGGTGCCACGACCGCATTCATTTCGATGCGCCTAAATGGTTCTTAAGCATGGAAGAGCAACTTCCTATGAAGAACCGCACATTAACGACAAGTTATTTGCTAATGAGAAAATCCAAACCTGAAGCCATCGCCGCGGCACGTGTGGTGGGTGATACATTAAAAGAAAAAGGCAAAGACCGCCAGATGATCTGCCGCGGTTCTGATCGTGAATTCCTGGCTTGGATGCACAAGTTTAAAATTCAACAGGAAATTCCTCGCGGCACTTTGATCGAAATCCCCGAAGGTCTGCAAAAAGTCTCAAACGAGCTCCGCGTACAGCAAGAAATCAATATTCTTTAA
- a CDS encoding 50S ribosomal protein L11 methyltransferase: MSEKETSPKPQPSLSPVHAWHYDMLIDHERNHFYETIIKNNCKDKVVLEIGAGSGLMSVLAIRHGAKKVFCCEANPLLAKAAELLINRMGMRDRITLIQGFSTDIPTDAIPKVDMVLHELFASDPFAEDVIHSLRDAKRFMKPDAIYVPEGIQLTYQTVQGHALRQELKFAGIELTEMTQLLGQVHPALRNNNNPGFPNKTYFLPKTSMESLVNNSFDHQETNPDLIGIDAIEVTYKIYDGQTEMQAAPFGLLSENRHWSTQFFYKTNLQTDHLHFCLNDDEMKLIVI; encoded by the coding sequence ATGAGCGAAAAAGAGACTTCTCCGAAACCCCAGCCTTCTTTAAGCCCGGTTCATGCCTGGCACTACGATATGTTGATTGATCATGAAAGAAATCATTTTTATGAAACGATCATCAAGAATAACTGCAAAGACAAAGTAGTTTTAGAAATCGGCGCCGGCAGCGGCTTGATGTCAGTGCTGGCAATTCGCCACGGAGCCAAAAAAGTCTTCTGCTGTGAGGCCAATCCGCTGTTAGCCAAGGCCGCCGAACTTCTTATAAACCGCATGGGCATGCGAGACAGAATCACACTCATCCAAGGATTCTCAACCGACATTCCTACGGACGCGATTCCAAAAGTAGACATGGTCCTTCACGAACTATTCGCCTCAGACCCCTTCGCCGAAGACGTGATCCACTCACTTAGAGACGCAAAACGCTTCATGAAACCAGATGCCATCTACGTCCCAGAAGGCATCCAACTGACTTACCAAACTGTCCAAGGGCACGCTTTAAGACAAGAACTAAAATTCGCCGGAATAGAACTAACAGAAATGACTCAGTTGTTAGGACAAGTGCACCCCGCCCTAAGAAACAACAACAACCCAGGCTTCCCCAACAAAACCTATTTCCTGCCAAAAACCTCAATGGAGAGCTTGGTCAACAACTCCTTCGACCACCAAGAAACAAACCCCGATCTCATCGGAATAGACGCCATCGAAGTAACCTACAAAATCTACGACGGCCAAACCGAAATGCAAGCAGCCCCTTTTGGTCTGCTCTCCGAAAACCGCCACTGGTCCACCCAATTTTTCTACAAAACAAACCTACAAACAGATCACCTACACTTCTGCCTAAACGACGACGAGATGAAGCTGATCGTGATCTAG
- a CDS encoding CopG family antitoxin, translated as MAKSKKKKSDSDPLDRDMSFLLKEKGKWVRLNELFQLQKKNKTITLRVSDDLLKAVKKIAKDDDIDYQKLIRNILIEYVSKKAS; from the coding sequence ATGGCAAAATCTAAAAAGAAGAAGTCAGACTCTGACCCGCTTGATAGAGATATGTCTTTCCTTTTAAAAGAAAAGGGGAAGTGGGTTCGTTTGAATGAGCTTTTCCAGCTTCAAAAGAAAAACAAAACTATCACTTTGAGAGTTAGCGACGATTTACTTAAGGCAGTAAAGAAAATTGCCAAAGATGATGACATTGACTATCAAAAGCTCATTAGAAATATCCTAATCGAATACGTTTCCAAAAAAGCTTCCTAA
- a CDS encoding BrnT family toxin, with translation MTKIHGFDWDHGNIGKVQKHGLTIKEIEFFLERNPRLYSDVENSTSETRFFAFDRFGNRILFVVFTIRAIDGVLKFRIISARYAHKKEWERFNGKI, from the coding sequence ATGACCAAAATTCATGGTTTTGACTGGGATCACGGGAATATCGGTAAAGTTCAGAAGCATGGATTAACCATCAAGGAAATAGAGTTCTTCCTTGAAAGAAATCCACGTCTTTATTCCGATGTAGAGAACTCAACCAGTGAAACTCGTTTTTTTGCATTCGATCGGTTCGGCAACAGAATCTTATTTGTCGTTTTCACAATTCGAGCAATCGATGGAGTTTTAAAATTCAGAATTATATCAGCTCGCTATGCTCATAAGAAAGAATGGGAGAGGTTCAATGGCAAAATCTAA
- a CDS encoding AAA family ATPase, with the protein MNDSENYWENIHMDTPEDVPESAIANEYNKGLYKVFLSAQNLFHLPTIDSMDVHHYIGLEHLRIVIRAALAQISKDQNFKYLAVFEDNRQLPYTRGTDFLMRDDFFASEDLDVVNLLIKKTIYLCQKSLKTIDELLEPYDSKMRLRIDPEALLQSKIQWDIYILHLNYCGLGFPRTKVKRNHRNDSLSIERVGLFLGSLYSTDVLDKELTCSSYLFANRIILTHLNQVSSWEEVTLVLSDYSRRTFNKPPTTGRKGSDEISPEHSIDDLVLDERVRKDIINLCDFHSRAYKKRPLTFLFKGPSGVGKTTLAHGIARHLGKKLLRISVNASWGEIAPTYLRFYCEQAKSQNYILFFDEAEQLFRYSMDEEQSSGWARILFEEFEGIAIFTSNFSLPYGIDRRMSYVVEFNDLSADKKASVLSKMARENGFYLSANEIKELSKFDLSPGYYDSIFLVASAQPGIKSYENLKESFIQRASFFLSEDEVEKLRGKKISSTKLSFEQSFQDQLKPVNYGLLKFQENPKLFPKGIKMLFTGAPGLGKTALATSMAEDLKMDLKVITPSDILSMYVGGSERNVKRHFEYSEANPQVLFLDEVESLFITRDFAKRTHELSLANELLSRFDAYPGVVIAATNRHDLLDPAFKRRFLFHLEFTLPSQPVREQIWREYAQTLPEESILQLSQYALTGADIADICFKILNFYGTDQERLIRECKEIIASRHPPTKTISIV; encoded by the coding sequence ATGAATGATTCAGAAAACTACTGGGAAAATATCCATATGGACACGCCAGAAGACGTTCCTGAAAGCGCAATTGCGAACGAATACAACAAGGGCTTATACAAAGTATTCTTATCTGCTCAGAACCTATTCCATTTACCCACGATCGACTCTATGGATGTTCACCATTACATCGGTTTGGAGCATTTGAGAATTGTCATCAGAGCAGCGCTAGCCCAAATCTCAAAAGATCAAAATTTCAAGTATCTAGCAGTATTCGAAGATAATCGCCAACTTCCTTACACCCGAGGAACAGACTTCCTTATGCGTGACGACTTCTTTGCTAGTGAGGACCTGGACGTTGTAAATCTGTTGATTAAGAAAACAATCTATCTTTGTCAGAAAAGTCTTAAAACAATCGATGAGCTTCTTGAACCATATGATTCGAAAATGCGACTCAGAATCGATCCAGAAGCCTTGCTACAGTCAAAGATACAGTGGGACATTTACATCCTTCATCTGAATTATTGCGGCCTGGGCTTTCCCAGAACTAAAGTTAAAAGAAACCACCGCAATGACAGTCTGAGTATCGAACGTGTAGGCCTCTTCCTCGGCAGCCTCTATTCAACAGATGTTTTGGACAAAGAACTTACGTGCTCCTCCTATTTGTTTGCGAACAGGATTATATTGACCCACCTTAACCAAGTTTCAAGTTGGGAGGAAGTGACCTTAGTTCTTTCTGACTATTCCAGACGCACATTTAATAAGCCCCCAACTACCGGAAGGAAAGGTTCAGATGAAATCAGTCCGGAACATTCTATTGACGATCTAGTTTTGGATGAAAGAGTTCGCAAAGATATTATTAATTTGTGCGACTTCCATTCAAGGGCTTACAAAAAGCGTCCGCTGACTTTCCTTTTTAAGGGTCCATCGGGAGTTGGAAAAACAACACTCGCACACGGAATTGCAAGACATTTGGGAAAAAAGCTCCTGCGCATATCAGTAAATGCATCATGGGGTGAAATTGCCCCAACATATTTACGCTTTTATTGCGAGCAAGCTAAGTCGCAAAACTACATCCTTTTCTTTGATGAAGCGGAACAACTATTTAGATACAGCATGGATGAGGAACAGTCGTCTGGCTGGGCCAGAATTCTATTTGAAGAATTTGAAGGCATAGCTATCTTTACAAGCAATTTCTCTTTGCCATACGGAATAGACAGACGCATGTCTTATGTGGTTGAATTCAATGACCTGAGTGCAGACAAGAAAGCTTCAGTTCTATCAAAGATGGCCAGAGAAAATGGTTTCTATCTTTCCGCCAATGAAATCAAGGAGCTTAGTAAATTTGACCTTTCTCCAGGTTACTACGACAGTATCTTCTTGGTTGCGTCAGCACAACCGGGAATCAAGTCGTATGAGAACCTAAAAGAAAGCTTTATCCAAAGAGCTTCCTTTTTTCTTTCCGAGGATGAAGTTGAGAAACTAAGAGGAAAGAAGATCTCTTCAACAAAGCTATCCTTTGAGCAAAGCTTTCAAGACCAACTAAAGCCCGTTAACTATGGACTTTTAAAGTTTCAAGAAAATCCAAAGCTTTTCCCTAAGGGAATCAAGATGCTTTTCACAGGTGCTCCAGGGTTAGGAAAGACAGCACTGGCAACCTCGATGGCAGAAGATCTCAAGATGGATTTGAAGGTAATCACACCTTCCGACATATTAAGCATGTATGTTGGAGGTAGTGAACGAAATGTTAAGAGGCACTTTGAGTATAGCGAAGCAAACCCCCAGGTCTTGTTCCTAGATGAAGTAGAAAGTCTTTTCATCACTCGAGACTTCGCGAAAAGAACTCACGAACTAAGTTTAGCCAATGAGCTACTTTCTAGATTTGACGCCTATCCCGGAGTCGTAATTGCCGCTACAAACAGGCACGATTTGTTAGACCCAGCGTTCAAAAGACGATTCCTGTTTCACCTTGAGTTCACTCTTCCATCACAGCCTGTACGAGAACAAATCTGGCGAGAATATGCCCAGACTCTCCCAGAAGAAAGTATTCTTCAGCTTTCTCAATATGCACTGACTGGAGCTGACATTGCTGACATTTGTTTCAAAATTTTAAACTTTTACGGTACCGATCAGGAGAGATTAATCCGCGAGTGCAAGGAGATAATTGCCTCTAGGCATCCCCCAACGAAGACAATTTCGATCGTCTAA
- a CDS encoding helix-turn-helix domain-containing protein → MKKTIQQTRRKEVPFGKILSGIMKERQLTLKMVAQMAGVSVSVASDWTAGNTPRDLHAVFRLAQGLGIDFSRLLLGEVQTTKEVGSISELFEETDMFEGLVRISIKKVHLRNSTK, encoded by the coding sequence ATGAAAAAGACAATCCAGCAAACCCGGCGCAAGGAAGTGCCTTTTGGTAAAATACTGTCCGGTATCATGAAGGAACGGCAGCTGACTTTAAAGATGGTAGCTCAAATGGCGGGGGTCAGCGTTTCCGTCGCCTCCGATTGGACTGCCGGAAATACTCCTCGTGATCTTCATGCAGTATTCCGTCTGGCACAGGGATTGGGAATAGACTTTTCGCGACTATTACTTGGAGAGGTGCAAACTACCAAGGAGGTCGGTTCAATTTCGGAACTTTTTGAAGAAACTGACATGTTTGAAGGGCTCGTACGCATAAGCATAAAGAAGGTCCATCTAAGAAATTCAACGAAGTGA